The following is a genomic window from Desulfobacterales bacterium.
ATTCACTCTCCAGCAAATTGCGCTCGGCTTTGATCCGGGCAAGAGCCTGCTTTAACGATTCGTGCTCAGCGAGCAAGTCCTTTCTCAAAATGGCGGTTTGGGTCGGACAAAGATACCAGGAGCAGATCCAGGGCCGGTTGATGCGCGACAGTCGGCATCCTCGGGTTGAATGGTAGCAACACGGATTTTTTAAATCTGTTTTTGGCTGACACGGTGGAATGGACAGTTGATTAAAATGCATAAACAGCAGGTCTTTAAAATCAAACCAGACACTGGCCTTCTGGCAGCAGGGATCCGGACACCAAGGACAGCTTTGCGAACAAAGGTCATCCATAATGGGAAATACAGCGGTTAGACACGATTTGAGCGCTTGCGCCCGACGCTTTAAAGAAATGAGATCTGCAGAATAACAGTGCAGGTGATGAACAACAGCCTGATGGGCCGCCTGCCACAACTTATGGGAAGGCCATGGTATGCCTGATGCTGTGTGCTGGTCGATTAAGGATCCATACATGGACTATAGTCGCTTCAGATAACGCCTGGCCTGCGAAAGGTTTTCTGCACCGGCAACCATCAGATGATCGTCGATACGCTGACCATCCAGGTATTCATTAAGATGAAAATCGCTGCCGTCCATTTTACAGAGTTTTCCCCCGGCGGATTCTAAAATGACACGCGCCGCCGCCAGGCCCTGGAAGGAATCATTTGTAATAACAGCTGCATCAGCACGCCCCATGGCCACGTAACACACATGGGCAGAAGCGCATCCCAGCGAGCGAATCTTACCTGGAAAGGTGGATGTATATTGTTGGTGAAAACGGGAATAGGTCAATAAAAGGCTTTCATCATTCATATGGCCTGAATCGGTTACGCGAATTTTCTCATTACCCCAAAATGCATCCTTGCCGGGCTTCGCATGAAAAAGATCGCCGGTCGCCGGCATGTAGAACAGTCCCAATATCGGCCAAAAATTGTCCAGCACGGCTATGGACATACCCCAGATGGGAATGCCCCCCTGAAAATTCGCCACCCCCTCCAGCGGATCAAATATCCACAGATAGCGTTTTTGCCCATGGGAATAATTTTCATTGAGCTCACCAAAACGAAAGACCACATGTTCGGGAAACTCACGGTTTAGTCGATTCTGAAACACATCGGTAAGCTGATTTTCGGCTTCGGTCACCACGCTTTCGTCAAATCTGACATGCGGCTTGCCTTTGCCGTAATAGGCCATCGCTTTTTCACCTGCCTGATGAATGGCATCCATTGCAAATTCGCTAAGCTGATCGATCCCAGGGGCCATGTATTACCTCCTTTAATCAGTCAATTTTGGTGTTTGGTGTTCAGTGTTTAACATTTATTAAACTAAACACCAAATACGAATTACCAATCATTAGTCCTTGGTTATCTTTATCACCACAAGGGTAACATCATCTTCAGGTGCGCAATCTCCCAAAAAAACATTAAATTCATGAAAACACGCGGTCAGGATCTCTTTGGCGCTCGATTGTGCCAGTTTGCCAACGATCTGATGAACGGGTGCTTTACCAAACATATCCCCTTTGGGATTGCGGGCTTCCCAGAGACCGTCTGAGCCCAGCAAGATGATCTGACCCCTTTTGAGGTTCTCTTTCTGATATTGCGCATAGTGACCATCCATGTCAACGCCCAAGGCAATGCCGGCACCGCGAAGCTCTTCAAAGGCCTCGCTTTCCGGATCATACAAAATGGCCGGATCATGACCGGCACGAACCCAGTAAAGACAGTTATTTGGGGTGTCGATGGTCAGATAAAACAGGGTCATAAAGCCGCCTGTTTCCTCAAAATCTCTGGCCATCTGCTGATTCACGTCGGATACAATATCTACCAGAGTGCCCGGTAATATTGATCGTTGTCGCAGAAATGCTCTCGCGGAGGCCATCATCAGCGCAGCCGGAATGCCGTGGCCGGATACATCGCCAATCGTCACCGTAAAATCTCCAGGGTGGGATTCGTTGGTTTCCAGAAAATCGTAGTAGTCGCCACCGGTCTCGTCGCAATAGACGATGGTGGCCGCAACGTCTAGTTTTTCCAGTTGGGGGTTTTGACGGGGCAATAACGTTTGCTGGACTTCTTGGGCCAGAACCAATGACTGGCGAATTTCATCCCGTTCAATGAGCCCTTCAGTCATTTCATTTAAGCCATCGCCCAGAACACCCAGCTCATCATTGGAGACCACTCTCACCTTCTGCTTAAAATGCCCTCTTCTCACCCGGCGCACTAACACCATCATATCGGTGATGGGTTGAATAATCGATTTGCCGGAAAGCACATTCAAGCGCCCACCGACAAAAATAAAAATGACGCACAGGATAATCGAAAAAATAAGAAACTCCCGGCCAAAATCAGCTGCGGAAATAGTGACCAGATCCATTTCCCACAGAATAAAAGCCAAGGTGCCCACCAGAATAATCATCGGTGCCAGCGTTCCAACGCCGTAAAGTACCCGTATTCTTCTAAGAATTGAAAATTTGATGGTTCCCGGTATAGTGGCCAGTTTGCCGGCGGGAAAGAAAGTCCGAACCAGCCTTCTGCGGCTATAGGCCTCGGTCAGGAAAAATGAGATGATGGCGGAAATATATCCGACCATAAAACCTCGAAAAGCTACAAAAAAGCTTATTTGAGGGGGTGCGTCTCTGAAAATGACAAAAAATGTACCCAATAGGGATGTCAAAACAATCCACATCGCAAAATTGACCAGCCCGATAATAAACGGCAAATTCAATATTCGCCGATAGGCCTTTTCGGCCAGAGCGTCATCAATTTCCAGTCCTTGCCGCATACGATTGATCACCTGGGTAATCGGTCGCTGAACGATATATTGAAACCCTATTCCGATGCAAATAACCACGGGGTAAAATGACAGAATCACCATCCAGCCACCGGATAAAAGGAAGGCACGTTGAATTTTAAAAAATTCAACCGGGGTAAATAAGTTAAGCAGGGCAATGATAAGGAACCCCAAAACGTTGGCGCCGACATTTCGTCCATAAAGTTCGGTCAAATGA
Proteins encoded in this region:
- a CDS encoding inositol monophosphatase family protein, with protein sequence MAPGIDQLSEFAMDAIHQAGEKAMAYYGKGKPHVRFDESVVTEAENQLTDVFQNRLNREFPEHVVFRFGELNENYSHGQKRYLWIFDPLEGVANFQGGIPIWGMSIAVLDNFWPILGLFYMPATGDLFHAKPGKDAFWGNEKIRVTDSGHMNDESLLLTYSRFHQQYTSTFPGKIRSLGCASAHVCYVAMGRADAAVITNDSFQGLAAARVILESAGGKLCKMDGSDFHLNEYLDGQRIDDHLMVAGAENLSQARRYLKRL
- a CDS encoding PP2C family protein-serine/threonine phosphatase — encoded protein: MKTTLDSSFQKIHLTELYGRNVGANVLGFLIIALLNLFTPVEFFKIQRAFLLSGGWMVILSFYPVVICIGIGFQYIVQRPITQVINRMRQGLEIDDALAEKAYRRILNLPFIIGLVNFAMWIVLTSLLGTFFVIFRDAPPQISFFVAFRGFMVGYISAIISFFLTEAYSRRRLVRTFFPAGKLATIPGTIKFSILRRIRVLYGVGTLAPMIILVGTLAFILWEMDLVTISAADFGREFLIFSIILCVIFIFVGGRLNVLSGKSIIQPITDMMVLVRRVRRGHFKQKVRVVSNDELGVLGDGLNEMTEGLIERDEIRQSLVLAQEVQQTLLPRQNPQLEKLDVAATIVYCDETGGDYYDFLETNESHPGDFTVTIGDVSGHGIPAALMMASARAFLRQRSILPGTLVDIVSDVNQQMARDFEETGGFMTLFYLTIDTPNNCLYWVRAGHDPAILYDPESEAFEELRGAGIALGVDMDGHYAQYQKENLKRGQIILLGSDGLWEARNPKGDMFGKAPVHQIVGKLAQSSAKEILTACFHEFNVFLGDCAPEDDVTLVVIKITKD